The following are from one region of the Plutella xylostella chromosome 21, ilPluXylo3.1, whole genome shotgun sequence genome:
- the LOC125490157 gene encoding uncharacterized protein LOC125490157 → MDRFTGPQRAFCVKQFYLNHFSPTIVRRLFRSEYDLHDLNLCPSVVLIKKWVEKFEETGSTLNMKREGTTRTTRSEENVLRVSDSVRQNPDLSTRKRSAELGIPRTSVRRILKLDLKLHPYKIQLVQELKPNDLNLRKLFAETMLERFKSFNNILFSDEAHFHLNGHVNKQNCRYWSTENPKAKHERPLHSPKVTVWAAISSKGIIGPYFFEDSRGRTITVNSAEYVKMLREFLSPQLQEFDGYNSRTWFQQDGATCHTSNESLPVVKELFSKKLISRRGDIPWPPRSPDLSPADFFLWGYLKQRVYNHKPRALRELKEKIREEMAAIPKALCDRVLTNFHSRLQECLSRDGGHLNDIIFKK, encoded by the coding sequence ATGGATCGGTTCACGGGGCCGCAGCGCGCCTTTTGCGTGaagcaattttatttaaaccatTTTTCGCCCACTATTGTAAGGCGTTTGTTTCGCTCTGAGTACGACTTACACGACCTAAATCTATGTCCGAGTGTAGTTTTAATAAAGAAATGGGTTGAGAAGTTCGAAGAGACGGGATCCACACTAAATATGAAACGAGAAGGCACCACACGGACTACCAGGAGTGAAGAGAATGTTCTGCGAGTTTCGGATTCAGTTCGACAAAATCCAGATTTATCGACGCGCAAACGTTCAGCTGAATTAGGAATACCACGCACATCTGTACGCCGTATTTTGAAATTAGATCTGAAATTACATCCATATAAGATTCAGTTGGTGCAGGAATTGAAGCCTAATGATTTAAATTTACGCAAACTTTTTGCTGAAACAATGTTAGAGCGCTTCAAAAGCTTCAACAACATCTTGTTTTCTGACGAAGCCCACTTTCACTTGAACGGTCATGTTAATAAACAGAACTGCAGGTATTGGAGTACAGAAAATCCCAAAGCTAAGCATGAGAGACCTCTTCATTCGCCTAAGGTGACAGTATGGGCAGCAATTTCGTCTAAAGGAATCATTGGTCCTTATTTCTTTGAAGATTCTCGCGGCCGTACGATCACTGTCAACTCAGCTGAGTATGTGAAAATGTTACGTGAGTTTCTGTCCCCTCAGCTACAGGAATTTGATGGATACAACAGTCGAACGTGGTTCCAGCAAGACGGAGCCACTTGCCACACCTCAAACGAGTCCCTGCCGGTGGTTAAAGAGCTGTTCTCGAAAAAGCTGATTTCGCGGAGAGGTGATATCCCCTGGCCACCCAGGAGCCCTGACCTGTCACCAGCAGATTTTTTTCTATGGGGATACCTAAAACAGCGTGTGTACAACCATAAACCAAGGGCACTACGTGAATTAAAAGAAAAGATTAGGGAAGAGATGGCGGCAATACCAAAGGCTCTATGCGACAGAGTATTGACAAATTTCCATTCTCGTTTGCAAGAATGCCTAAGTCGCGACGGTGGTCATTTAAacgatattatttttaaaaaataa